AGCAGGTTGATAAATAACATCTCATAGTGCGCCGGGTAGAGCTTGCGCTGTGGTCCGTCCGGGTGGGCTTCCCACCACGCCACCAACTTTTCTTTCCATGCCTTTGAGGAGGTCGTAAAGTGTTGCGGCGGGCCACGACGGATCAATTCATCCACGCTCAGGGCTTTGATCAGGTTCACCATCATTCAACCCTCATCAAATCAACATCGGTGCGCTGAATATCGGAAAGCACATCAGAGCGTGGTCGCCAATGAATAGCGGCGGTGAAGTATGCAAAGCCTGCTTGCTCCACATCAACGCGGTCAAGCAGAATGCGCGGCTCCCAACGCTCTAACCCCTCCCAGATCTCCTTGGAGATACCGGGAATGGCCTCAACGGGTACGCGGTCGATATAGGAAAGCGCATCGCAAAACTGCTCAGGTTCAGTGGGAACAGACAGCTTGGGCGTCAGGCAGATAATGCGGATGGATTGGGCCAGATCATCAAGACCAATGACCGCCTCATTCCAAGGCGCATCGCTCTCGTGTGCCAGCTTAATCTGCCAATGGAGGGGGTCTAAAACCATCGCCTGCAAACGTCCTTGCTAAAACTACCAGTTGTAGGCAAGGTATCGCGCGGGCGGGCAATCAGGTTACGGAAGTGTTCCGGTAAGGTGAGCTTTAATTCCCCTCAGGCACTCAACAGGAAAGATATTTCATGCAGAAATTAGCTAACAAGCGCGACATGGATTTGGTACGTGATCTGCTTCTAAAAATTGAGAGCGGTGAAAAAGTTTTTGA
The sequence above is drawn from the Pseudovibrio sp. Tun.PSC04-5.I4 genome and encodes:
- a CDS encoding baseplate, producing MVLDPLHWQIKLAHESDAPWNEAVIGLDDLAQSIRIICLTPKLSVPTEPEQFCDALSYIDRVPVEAIPGISKEIWEGLERWEPRILLDRVDVEQAGFAYFTAAIHWRPRSDVLSDIQRTDVDLMRVE